The following are encoded together in the Oncorhynchus gorbuscha isolate QuinsamMale2020 ecotype Even-year linkage group LG03, OgorEven_v1.0, whole genome shotgun sequence genome:
- the LOC124019205 gene encoding synaptoporin-like: MCMVIFAPIFAVCAFATCGGYSGHLRVRVECLDKSQSNLSITVNFAYPFRLQQVHFQPTLCERNRQESIFLVGDYSSSAQFFVTVAVFAFFYSLMATVVYIYYQNKYREGNRGPLVDFVVTVLFAFMWLVSSCAWAKSLSDVKSATDPNQVLLLISACRYPANRCSASHHPVWSELNTSVVFGFVNFILWTGNIWFVFKETGWYKTGQRYPMRSASGRRANGMSQRLYSQSSFDQSGDSFYQHPYRQASFDQSRESFGQQHYSQGSFNQSIGSFRLPQTRLGQPIIISQGDVTSKGLNPMIFVNDI, translated from the exons ATGTGTATGGTCATATTTGCTCCG ATCTTTGCCGTCTGTGCATTTGCAACATGTGGAGGGTACTCTGGTCACCTGCGGGTTAGAGTGGAATGTCTGGACAAGAGCCAGAGCAACCTTAGCATCACAGTAAACTTTGCCTATCCCTTCAG GTTACAGCAGGTCCATTTCCAGCCCACGCTGTGtgagaggaacagacaggagaGCATCTTCCTAGTCGGAGACTATTCCTCCTCAGCTCAGTTTTTTGTGACTGTGGCTGTCTTTGCCTTCTTCTACTCCCTGATGGCCACCGTAGTGTACATCTACTACCAGAACAAGTATCGCGAGGGTAACAGAGGACCGTTGGTG GACTTTGTAGTGACCGTGCTGTTCGCCTTCATGTGGTTGGTGAGTTCCTGTGCTTGGGCAAAATCTCTGTCTGATGTAAAGTCAGCCACTGATCCCAACCAGGTCCTCCTGCTAATCTCTGCCTGCAGATACCCGGCCAACCGGTGTTCAGCTTCCCACCACCCAGTCTGGTCTGAGCTCAACACATCTGTG GTTTTTGGTTTTGTAAACTTTATCCTCTGGACCGGCAACATCTGGTTTGTCTTCAAAGAGACAGGCTGGTACAAGACTGGCCAGAGGTACCCAATGAGAAGCGCCTCTGGGAGACGGGCCAATGGGATGAGCCAACGGCTCTACAGCCAAAGCAGTTTCGACCAATCAGGGGACAGCTTCTATCAACATCCATACAGGCAGGCTAGTTTTGATCAATCACGGGAGAGCTTTGGCCAGCAGCACTACAGCCAAGGTAGCTTCAACCAATCAATAGGGAGCTTCCGCTTGCCACAGACCCGTCTAGGACAGCCAATCATCATTAGTCAGGGAGATGTCACCTCTAAAGGGCTTAATCCCATGATATTTGTCAATGATATTTAG